A genomic segment from Spinacia oleracea cultivar Varoflay chromosome 3, BTI_SOV_V1, whole genome shotgun sequence encodes:
- the LOC110796242 gene encoding uncharacterized protein produces the protein MAWKENVESLDMVLRDLCDENLLFGGKLIMFGGNGELQTIDNSLVHLPSEVVKPLEDGKDPITDLTTLTFPALDLNSFSSDIFTTKAILTPMNDDVDSVNMDLIKKFSGEPVVYRSFDTMLDDNCNVYPIEFINTLCPSGMSPHELILKMGSPVILLRNILPSSGLCNGTRLICKGFFPNLIQCVIITGHHKGKHVFIPRIKLRPASSSKYPILFQRKQFPIKLSFAMTINKSQGQTLSQVAVYLPRPCFSHGQLYVALSRARQASQVTVISRNSPQQLPGTEVENVISYDVLRLPGGQDNRSYSYACIRGCNFLLSVQSKQCPRFMIGLFPIILYDTSLLLDHNYLSFLQVGIYHLLGYCVNAPTITIADYSNGSEGILKLIAEFLNIDSGLPSVIGFLHDLAA, from the exons ATGGCATGGAAAGAGAATGTTGAATCGTTGGATATGGTTCTTCGAGACTTATGTGATGAGAATCTGCTATTTGGTGGTAAGCTCATTATGTTTGGAG GTAATGGAGAACTGCAAACCATCGACAATAGCCTTGTCCACTTGCCGAGTGAGGTAGTAAAACCTCTGGAAGATGGAAAAGATCCCATAACGGACCTCACAACACTTACATTTCCTGCGTTAGACCTCAACAGTTTCAGCTCTGACATATTTACAACAAAGGCCATTTTAACTCCAATGAATGATGATGTTGATTCCGTCAACATGGATCTGATTAAAAAGTTTTCGGGCGAGCCTGTTGTGTACAGAAGCTTTGACACGATGCTTGATGACAATTGTAATGTCTACCCCATAGAGTTCATAAATACCCTGTGCCCTAGTGGAATGAGCCCTCATGAACTAATCTTGAAAATGGGGAGTCCAGTCATTTTGCTCCGAAATATACTCCCATCTTCGGGTCTTTGCAATGGCACGAGACTAATATGCAAAGGTTTCTTCCCCAACCTGATTCAATGTGTGATCATAACTGGCCATCATAAAGGCAAGCATGTTTTCATACCACGCATTAAACTACGGCCTGCTTCCTCCTCAAAGTATCCAATACTCTTTCAGAGGAAACAGTTTCCTATCAAGCTCAGTTTTGCAATGACAATCAACAAGTCCCAAGGCCAGACACTTAGTCAAGTTGCTGTTTACCTTCCTCGTCCATGTTTTTCACATGGGCAGTTATATGTCGCCTTATCACGTGCAAGACAGGCCAGCCAGGTTACAGTTATATCAAGGAACTCTCCACAACAGCTTCCTGGTACCGAAGTTGAAAATGTCATTTCGTATGATGTGCTAAGGCTGCCTG GTGGCCAGGATAATAGAAGTTACTCCTATGCGTGTATACGAGGTTGCAACTTTCTACTCAGTGTTCAATCGAAGCAATGTCCAAGGTTCATGATTGGTTTATTCCCAATTATATTATATGATACTTCCCTCTTGCTTGATCATAACTATTTGTCATTTCTTCAGGTGGGAATATACCATCTTTTG GGATATTGTGTGAATGCTCCTACGATTACCATTGCTGACTACTCCAATGGATCTGAAG GGATCTTAAAGCTCATCGCAGAGTTCCTCAATATAGATTCTGGACTGCCATCAGTTATAGGGTTCTTACATGACTTGGCGGCGTAG